ATACCAGTAAAAATAGCAATTATAGGCTGCCTGCGCCAATGAAAAGCTTTTTTAAATATCTTTAGGCAACCAAAACCAAACCAAATTATGGAAAACGAACACGAAGGCAAGCACTTAAAGCGCGAACTGGGCCTGCTCGACGGCACTATGCTCGTTGTAGGCTCGATGATAGGATCGGGTATTTTTATCGTTAGCGCCGATATGATGCGCAATGTGGGCAGCGCCGGATGGCTGATTTTGATATGGGTACTTTCTGGCATAATGACAATGATCGCAGCCGTGAGCTATGGCGAGCTGAGTGCCATGTTCCCCAAGGCCGGCGGGCAGTATGTGTACCTTAAAGAATCTTACAGCAAACTCATAGCTTTCCTTTACGGCTGGAGCTTTTTTGCCGTAATACAAACGGGAACCATCGCCGCTGTTGGTGTGGCTTTCGGGAAGTTTGCCGCCTACCTGTACCCGCCTTTGGGGCCCGACAACATTCTTTATGAAGTTGGCGCTTTTAAACTCAATGCTGCACAGCTGGTATCTATCGCCACGATCGTATTGCTTACGTTCATCAACAGCCGCGGCGTGAAGAACGGCAAATACATACAGACTATTTTTACCATTACCAAGATCGCCTCGCTTTTCGGGCTTATTATATTTGGGTTCGTACTGGCAGCCAAAGGCGATATCTGGGATGCCAACTGGGCGGACGCCTGGACCGCAAGGCAATGGAATGGCGACACCAAAACATGGACAGCCATAGGCGGCGGTGTACTGATGTCGGCCATTGCGGCCTCGATGGTGGGGTCGCTGTTCTCAAGCGATGCGTGGAATGGGGTAACGTTCATTTCGGGCGAGATAAAAGACCCGCACCGCAATGTAGGGCTCAGCCTTTTTTACGGAACGCTGATCGTAACGGTAATTTATATTTTAGCCAATATCATGTACCTCGCTGTTTTGCCTAATGACGGCATTGCTTTCGCCGACCTGGACAGGTTGGGCATTGCGGCGGCACAGCCTATGTTCGGCAGTACCGGCACTTACATTATTGCCATTATGATCATGATTTCGACCTTTGGGTGCAATAACGGGCTGATCATGGCCGGAGCAAGGGTGTACTATACTATGGCGAAGGACGGCCTGTTCTTTAAAAAGGCAGCAGGCCTTAACAGGGCAAGTGTACCGGGATGGGGGCTGTGGTTCCAGTGCATTTGGGCGTCGGCGCTTTGCCTGAGTGGGCAGTATGGCGACCTGCTGGATTATGTAATGATCATCGTGATGATCTTTTATATCCTGACCATTGCAGGCATCTTTATCCTGAGAAGGAAAATGCCCCATGCTGAGCGCCCTTACAAAGCGTTTGGCTATCCGGTGCTGCCAGCAATTTATATCCTGCTGGCTACCGTTTTCTGTGTGATGCTGCTGAAAGACAAGCCCGAGACCTGCGGATGGGGGGTAGTGATCATGCTGGGAGGGATACCGGTTTATTATTTGACGAAGAGTAAAAACCAATAATAGTATATGAAGGCAATATGGCAAAAAAAAGCGCTTATCACCTATTTTTCACTAGCATATTTTATCAGTTGGATAATATGGTTCCCTTTATACAGTCCTGTATTTGGCATTAAAAATTTACCAGTCCTCCCTTTTCATCACGGCATAGGCGGCTTAGGGCCAATGCTCGCTGCTTTTATAACGACCGGGATTTTTGAAAAGAAGGAAGGTGTAAGGCTTCTTGCAAAACAAATATTGAAAATCCGCCCGTTAGTATGCATTGCTATCGCGTTCCTAAGCCCATTTATTCTGGCTGCAGCAGCAGTAGCGATTTCATCGGCATCTAATCACGTATCTTTTAACCTGGACGGGATTTTTGCTGCAAAAGAATTCCCCGAACTAACCTTCGCCGGCTTCTTCCTTTATAACCTCTGCTTTTTTGGCATTGGGGAGGAAACAGGATGGCGGGGGTTTGCATTACCGCGACTGCAAGCGAAGTACAATGCATTGTGGGCGGGTATCATTCTTACGGTATTTTGGGCAATATGGCACTGGCCCCTTTTCTTATATCGTCCGGGCTACACCAGTATGGGAATTGCTGGTATATCCGGCTGGATCTTTAGCCTGCTGACAGGCAGTATACTGCTATCATGGATCTACAATTCTTCAAGGGCGAGTATATTAGCCTGTGCAATATTTCATGCTACAATAGATATCGCTTTTCTTGCCGATTTTTCTGACGGTACTATTGCTAATTACATGGGTATGCTGATCACTATATGGGGAATTGTAACAATAATTATTTATAAGCCGAAGAACTTATCCCACTCGGAAAGGATATCTAAATAACCAGTTAAAGACTGTTTCGATAGATGTGATGATTATTAGCAGTTTACCCTATGTCAATAAAGCTCTGACTCAATATAGCCTGGCATATCAAAGGCTGCCAAAACAAAAGCCCAGGACAAAGCTGTTCCGTACTTTCTGTAAAACATGCTTGTACGATGTGTGATTGGGTATGAATTCATGCACCGGGAAATAAAAAAGTGGCAGGTAAATTACCTGCCACTTTTTGTATAATTGAGTAAGAATGATCTTAGTGGTGCAGCTGCTCTTCGCCCGGTTTCATCGGTACGTTCTGCGGAACGAAATCCTCATCATGGCCCGGTTTGCTGTAGTCGTAAGGCCACCTGTACACTTCAGGTATTGCACCCGGCCAGTTGCCATGGATGTGCTCTACAGGAGCAGTCCATTCAAGCGTATTCGACCTCCATGGGTTTTGCGGAGCCCTTGGGCCTTTGAATATGCTTGAGAAGAAGTTCCAAAGGAATATCAGCTGGAATGCAGCACCAATGATAGCGAACATCGTGATAAGTACGTTAACATCGGATAGGTCATCGAACAACGGGAAGGCCGTGTTGGTATAATAACGCCTTGGAAGGCCCGCCATACCGATAAAGTGCATCGGGAAGAATACGCCGTAAGCACATACTGCCGTTACCCAGAAGTGGATATAACCAAGATTTTTGTTCATCATCCTTCCGAACATCTTAGGGAACCAGTGGTACACACCGGCAAAGAAACCGTACAGTGCAGAGATACCCATTACAAGGTGGAAGTGGGCTACAACGAAATACGTATCGTGAACGTTGATATCAAGCGTACTGTCTCCAAGGATGATACCTGTAAGACCACCTGTGATGAACGTTGATACAAGGCCGATAGAGAATAGCATTGCAGGGTTAAGTTGCAGGTTACCTCTCCAAAGGGTCGTGATGTAGTTGAATGCTTTTACAGCCGATGGGATCGCGATCAATAGTGTCGTGAAGGTAAACACCGAGCCCAGGAACGGGTTCATACCCGAGATGAACATGTGGTGGCCCCAAACGATAGTCGAAAGGAATGCAATGGCCAATATAGAGGCGATCATCGCACGGTAACCGAAGATCGGCTTGCGTGAGTTGGTCGCAATGATTTCAGATGTGATACCAAGTGCAGGAAGCAGTACGATGTAAACCTCAGGGTGGCCAAGGAACCAGAACAGGTGCTCAAACAATACCGGAGAACCTCCCTGGTAGTGCAGTACCTCGCCAGCAATGAAAATATCGGAAAGGAAGAACGATGTACCGAAACTCCTGTCGAATATAAGCAGCAATGCTGCTGAGAATAGTACCGGGAACGAAATGATACCAATAACTGCCGTGATGAAGAAAGCCCACACAGTAAGCGGAAGCCTTGTCATTGACATACCTTTTGTACGAAGATTGATAACCGTTACCACATAGTTAAGCGATCCCATTAGCGATGAAGCGATGAAAATAGCCATAGAAACAAGCCAAAGCGTCATACCTGCACCTGAGCCCGGTATAGCCTGTGGCAATGCGCTCAATGGCGGATATATCGTCCAACCTGCTGATGCAGGGCCTGCTTCAACGAACAACGACATTACCATTACTATCGTAGAAAGGAAGAACAACCAATACGAGATCATGTTCATGAAACCGGATGCCATATCGCGTGCCCCAATCTGCAACGGAATGAGGAGGTTACTAAAAGTACCACTCAAACCTGCCGTCAGTACGAAGAATACCATGATGGTACCGTGTATCGTTACGAGGGCCAGGTAAATATCGTTTCGCATTACTCCGTTCGGTGCGAATTTATCGCCCAGGAGCACTTTAAATATCCCGAAAGATTCTTCCGGCCATGCAATCTGCATACGGAATAACAATGACATACCCACACCAAGAACGCCCATCAGTATACCTGTTATAAGGTACTGCTTGGCAATCATCTTATGGTCGATGCTAAAGATATATTTCGTTATGAAAGTATCCTTATGGTGGTGATGCTCGTCGTGGTGACCGTGTTCGTCGTGACCGTGTATTTCGTGTCCTTCTGCTGACATATTTCTTTAATTTGAATATATTAAAAAGAATTATTTTTTTATTACCTGGGCTACCATTGTAGAATCAGTCTTTACTGCTGCTGAGTCTGCCGGTTTTGCCGGGGCTGCCTCACCTGCAGGAGCTTCTGCCGGTGTTTCTTTAGATTTCTTTACTGCTGCAGCAAGTGTTTCTTTGCCACCAAGCCACTTTTTGAAATCGGCTTCATCCTCAACAACGATCTTCATCTGCATGTTGTAGTGCGACTGTCCGCATATTTTGTTACAAAGCAGCAGGTAGTCGAATGTATAAGGCTCAAGGGCTGTTTCGCCTTTGGCTACAAGCTCGGAACTTTTCTTAGACCTGATCTCGTTGATATGTGCTACTTTTTTCATAATAGCAGGATCCTGGCGCATCTCGTCAGTAGTGAGGGTTGGCGTAAAGCCAAACTCGGTCACCATACCCGGCACAACGTTCATCTGCGCCCTGAAGTGCGGCATGTATGCAGAGTGCAGTACATCCTGAGAACGGAACTTGAATATAACCTTCTTGCCTTTCGGTAAGTGAAGCTCTGTAGAAGTAACATCATCCTGTGCGTTAGGGTCGGACATGTCAACACCCATAGTGTTTACGCCTTCAATATACCTTACGTTAGCTTTACCAAGGGCTCCGTCCGGGCCTGCATAGCGAACTTCCCAGCTAAATTGTTTTGCATATACTTCCACATAAACCGCATTTTCATCCTTGTCGTCTATGAACATGATGTTCGTCCAGGCATACAGTCCGTAAAGGATAAGCCCGGCAAGAACGATAACCGGTATAATGGTCCAGATGAACTCTAATTTATCGTTATCGGCATAATAATAAGCTACGTTACCTTGTTTGCCCCTGTATTTGAATGCAAAATAGTGAAGCAGGAACTGTGTGATCGTCTGTACAAAGAAGATAAGCGCCATAGAGATAGCCATAAGGCGATCAATCTCAGGGCCATGCTCGGAAGCAGGAGTACCCAATACCAGGTGTCCCCATTTCCATAAAGAGAAAATTGTAAAGACATAGATGAATCCCACGAAGGCAAACATGAGGTAGCCGTTAACGTTATTATCCCTGTCGTTGGCTACTTGTGCCATCGCCTTGTCATGCGCATAGGCAGACCCAATCTGGGTAAGGTGGAATATTTTAGTTAACTGCCATATTGCAATGCCTAATAAAACTAAAACTATAATTACCAATAAACTAGTCATCTGTTTATTTCTTTAAATATTAATAATGAAAATGCTTGCTTTCCTCGATCAGCGGGTTGCGTTTTGCCAATAGTGGAGCTTTTGTAAGCGTGGTAAACACCACGAATATGAACAAGCCCAAAAAGAACATCAGCGCGCCTATCTCTCCTGCACCGATAAACCATTGTTTACCTACGGTAGCCGGCATGATCATGTTGAAGAAGTCAATGTAGTGTCCGCAAAGAATAATGGTACCTGCCAAAACAACTACCCACGTAAGGCGTTTGAAATCGGTGTTGATCAGGATAAGTATCGGAAGAACGAAGTTAAGGACCACCATGCCAAAGAACGGCAGGTTAAAGTCTTCGATACGTGTCTTGAAGTACGTTACCTCTTCCGGTATATCGGCATACCATATAAGCATGAACTGTGAGAACCAAAGGTATGTCCAGAATACGCTGAAACCGAACATGAACTTGGCTAAGTCATGGATGTGGCTTGTATTTACATACTCGAGGTATCCAACTGATTTCAGGTAAAGCGTTACCATTGCAATAACGGTTACTGCGCTTACCACAAAGCTTGCGAATACATACCATCCGAACAGGGTGCTGTACCAGTGCGGGTCAACCGACATGATCCAGTCCCACGACATCATAGATTCACTTACGATAAAGAATACAAGGAACCCAGCAGCTGCTTTAAAGTTTTTCTTGAAGT
Above is a genomic segment from Flavobacterium album containing:
- a CDS encoding APC family permease, with the translated sequence MENEHEGKHLKRELGLLDGTMLVVGSMIGSGIFIVSADMMRNVGSAGWLILIWVLSGIMTMIAAVSYGELSAMFPKAGGQYVYLKESYSKLIAFLYGWSFFAVIQTGTIAAVGVAFGKFAAYLYPPLGPDNILYEVGAFKLNAAQLVSIATIVLLTFINSRGVKNGKYIQTIFTITKIASLFGLIIFGFVLAAKGDIWDANWADAWTARQWNGDTKTWTAIGGGVLMSAIAASMVGSLFSSDAWNGVTFISGEIKDPHRNVGLSLFYGTLIVTVIYILANIMYLAVLPNDGIAFADLDRLGIAAAQPMFGSTGTYIIAIMIMISTFGCNNGLIMAGARVYYTMAKDGLFFKKAAGLNRASVPGWGLWFQCIWASALCLSGQYGDLLDYVMIIVMIFYILTIAGIFILRRKMPHAERPYKAFGYPVLPAIYILLATVFCVMLLKDKPETCGWGVVIMLGGIPVYYLTKSKNQ
- a CDS encoding CPBP family intramembrane glutamic endopeptidase, with the translated sequence MKAIWQKKALITYFSLAYFISWIIWFPLYSPVFGIKNLPVLPFHHGIGGLGPMLAAFITTGIFEKKEGVRLLAKQILKIRPLVCIAIAFLSPFILAAAAVAISSASNHVSFNLDGIFAAKEFPELTFAGFFLYNLCFFGIGEETGWRGFALPRLQAKYNALWAGIILTVFWAIWHWPLFLYRPGYTSMGIAGISGWIFSLLTGSILLSWIYNSSRASILACAIFHATIDIAFLADFSDGTIANYMGMLITIWGIVTIIIYKPKNLSHSERISK
- a CDS encoding cytochrome c oxidase subunit I, which gives rise to MSAEGHEIHGHDEHGHHDEHHHHKDTFITKYIFSIDHKMIAKQYLITGILMGVLGVGMSLLFRMQIAWPEESFGIFKVLLGDKFAPNGVMRNDIYLALVTIHGTIMVFFVLTAGLSGTFSNLLIPLQIGARDMASGFMNMISYWLFFLSTIVMVMSLFVEAGPASAGWTIYPPLSALPQAIPGSGAGMTLWLVSMAIFIASSLMGSLNYVVTVINLRTKGMSMTRLPLTVWAFFITAVIGIISFPVLFSAALLLIFDRSFGTSFFLSDIFIAGEVLHYQGGSPVLFEHLFWFLGHPEVYIVLLPALGITSEIIATNSRKPIFGYRAMIASILAIAFLSTIVWGHHMFISGMNPFLGSVFTFTTLLIAIPSAVKAFNYITTLWRGNLQLNPAMLFSIGLVSTFITGGLTGIILGDSTLDINVHDTYFVVAHFHLVMGISALYGFFAGVYHWFPKMFGRMMNKNLGYIHFWVTAVCAYGVFFPMHFIGMAGLPRRYYTNTAFPLFDDLSDVNVLITMFAIIGAAFQLIFLWNFFSSIFKGPRAPQNPWRSNTLEWTAPVEHIHGNWPGAIPEVYRWPYDYSKPGHDEDFVPQNVPMKPGEEQLHH
- a CDS encoding cytochrome c oxidase subunit II; the encoded protein is MTSLLVIIVLVLLGIAIWQLTKIFHLTQIGSAYAHDKAMAQVANDRDNNVNGYLMFAFVGFIYVFTIFSLWKWGHLVLGTPASEHGPEIDRLMAISMALIFFVQTITQFLLHYFAFKYRGKQGNVAYYYADNDKLEFIWTIIPVIVLAGLILYGLYAWTNIMFIDDKDENAVYVEVYAKQFSWEVRYAGPDGALGKANVRYIEGVNTMGVDMSDPNAQDDVTSTELHLPKGKKVIFKFRSQDVLHSAYMPHFRAQMNVVPGMVTEFGFTPTLTTDEMRQDPAIMKKVAHINEIRSKKSSELVAKGETALEPYTFDYLLLCNKICGQSHYNMQMKIVVEDEADFKKWLGGKETLAAAVKKSKETPAEAPAGEAAPAKPADSAAVKTDSTMVAQVIKK